GGCCGCGGCCTCTGATCTCGACATACTGTGTCGCCAGCCGACGCATGTCGTCGTTCAGTGCTGGATCGAAACGCAATGGCACGATCCATTGTGGGATGTAGTGCAACTCCGCTGTCCCGCAAGCCCAGTTCACCTCCATCAGCCGCCCTTCCACCAATGCAGACTCGTCTCAGGCCTCCAGAGGGTACTACTTCTCGAAAGTTCATTCGGCATCAATCTCTATTAGTAAATCCGCTGGAATACCCAGATGCGTTCGCAATGCACTAATTTGTTCAATTTTACAAAGTGCCTTCTCGCGTCCGGTGGGTGTATTTTTAGTATGCTCAGGTGAGGGGCAAATTGTCTGGCGTAAAAATCTGAAGGCCCGCTACTCTTGTATAGTGTCGGGTATTGCGGGTGAGCAGTGGAAGGTCTTGGGAGAGGCAAATACCTGCAATCATTGTATCGGGTAGGCCAATCATTTGCCCTGATTGCTGAAGCTGACGACCAAGTGTCGATGCATGGTGCGCAGCGTTGGCGTCGAATGGTAGAATAGAAAAATGCGAGAGTACTTGAGAAAATCGCTGTTTTTGTTGTTCTGATCGGATTGCCCCGATCTGCAATTCAAAGAGCGAAATGGCTGTTATATGGCAGCGATATTGGCTTGCAACCTGGTGCAAGACTTCTGACTGGCGTCTTAAGAAGTCAATGATGATATCGGTATCAACTATCATGTGGGAAGTTGCCATTTTGACCACAGGTGATTTCTTTGAGTCTCCCAATCGTCCAGATCCGAGGGTTTGAAAGCTTCTCGGAGGTTTTCGAGAGATTCAGTGAGAAGCCTGGATTTTTTGAAGGATTGTACTTCAGGTTCAAAATCGGCTTTGGGTCTGATTTCAATACGATCTCCTGGATGGAGTCCCAATTCTTGCTCTGCGGTTTGTTTAGAGATGACAAGATCATCACCCAGGTATTCCAGTTCTACTTTTGGCATTGCTTTTTCTCCACTCAGAAAATGTGCAGTCATTATGGTGAATATAGCCTTTTTTTTACAAGCTGCAAGTTGTGTTTGGTCTTAGACCATCGGTTTCCCATATCAGTTGATAAAGTCACACCTGACGTAGCTTATTCATATCGCAGGGCGTCCACGGGAATGGAGAACTGAAAAACCACCAGTCCTTTGCGCAGCCAGGCACCGCTGCCGCCAGTTTTGAAGACCCTTTTCAAGGTTTCGACAGGTTGATAGGTTGACAGGAAAAAGGCTGGATAACTGCCTGCCAGTAAGCCAGTTAAAAGCGTGATGCAGATTAAACTCGGGAGCAAATGTATAAAGGACTCTGATGTCAATTTTATTTCGCCTCGGATCAGGTCATTAAAGGAGGGCATTAACAATTCTACCAGCCCAAGGGCAACAAGCAGGGCCGCACTTGCCATTAAGAGGGCTTCGCCAAGAAATTGGCATATGAGTTGTAATCGATGAGCACCTACCACTTTGCGCAGTCCTACTTCTTTGGCGCGCTCGGCAGATCGCGCAGTGGATAAGTTGGCGAAGTTAATGCAGGCGAGAAGGAGCACAAAAGCAGCAATCGCTGAAAGCGAGTAAATCGTGCCAATACCATCCCACCACACGCCATAGTCGGTATAAGAATAGAGATATATACGTACGAATGGTTGAAGATGATATGTTGTAATTTTTGCCTCTTCTGGCTCAAGGTGGCGTGAAGCAAAGTCGTGTAGCTTTCTTTCCAAAATTTTAGGATCATAACTTTCAGGAAGTAAAACATAATTTTCTACGGGCCGAATATTATCTGTCTGCGCCCATTCTTCCCAATACCTTCGGGTAGAGGCAGAGCGATTTGGGTCTATCACCAGCACGTCGAACCTTAGCGTGGTTTCGCGGGGAAGGTCTTTCAATATCCCGGTCACCAAATAA
This DNA window, taken from Gemmatimonadota bacterium, encodes the following:
- a CDS encoding ABC transporter permease; this translates as MIKNYLTVAIRNIARNKTFSAINIVGLAIGLASCILILLFVQRGFRVNRSHEKADRIYRVIQETHREDKTLSWSSGTSGALGPALKSEFPEVQEGVRILRRASILEGNGKTFTQTVSLVDKSLFDVFTFPFLKGDRQTALRDPKSIVLTESTAKQFFDNADPMGQIITIYNRQFRGDYLVTGILKDLPRETTLRFDVLVIDPNRSASTRRYWEEWAQTDNIRPVENYVLLPESYDPKILERKLHDFASRHLEPEEAKITTYHLQPFVRIYLYSYTDYGVWWDGIGTIYSLSAIAAFVLLLACINFANLSTARSAERAKEVGLRKVVGAHRLQLICQFLGEALLMASAALLVALGLVELLMPSFNDLIRGEIKLTSESFIHLLPSLICITLLTGLLAGSYPAFFLSTYQPVETLKRVFKTGGSGAWLRKGLVVFQFSIPVDALRYE
- a CDS encoding type II toxin-antitoxin system VapC family toxin; this translates as MIVDTDIIIDFLRRQSEVLHQVASQYRCHITAISLFELQIGAIRSEQQKQRFSQVLSHFSILPFDANAAHHASTLGRQLQQSGQMIGLPDTMIAGICLSQDLPLLTRNTRHYTRVAGLQIFTPDNLPLT